One genomic segment of Plasmodium cynomolgi strain B DNA, chromosome 14, whole genome shotgun sequence includes these proteins:
- a CDS encoding asparagine-rich protein (putative): protein MQDLNNAYSKNPRNNSTSRSYNQQGFTNINQSSNPEGMDNEWNNLRSGSSHTFRNANKSNENNSFSSMNKKSHVMDQGNWRKKEDGNSPNYRNNNFNSNEMNTNMNSAEGSKYNYNKNMSSSDNSKYGFSRNYKNSHSKNTNRNNSLMKNASSGISAKGVNKNTNNNSSNTNNGISIRSGTPSASSNTMNSANGVNIASPDNYTNSETMPNNQNNAKNSNQNDFTNMGGNFNNNFSNMNNKAFYESANKNNKFTKSDMQSGAGGVNFSSSPDGKKNINYKNNQYSGNFKNEGSGMPNRNINMDEANQNIPAEFNPNMNYNSMQTKYTTLIENTAESKNANSMNTGFNNPSSNLNNSAFYKQKYENNDAVNGANQGKNEYLPYGGQGANNKYYAPHTGGNSGSNDGGIMNRMHSQNDAFMSYDNQNKKGNMYSSENANRNRLNYAFNANAGNMGHMGTSGNNGYPEMSNPSGANRSGMDATHNFYPHSSGNPNFNNPGSSNANHLNSMAPSDNANFTKRECLNVDNNYYAPHVQNQGGYHFENAGGANTNVNFNAQSDFGNKGTTSTFNNVGVVTNPGVNSNPNLNKINLTNNNAANSTNFFPGATGAGRSTNNNPNMNSADSQNVNNEEEDNDDWGELGEDKYIDINSIIKKKNVILNQLADLNMSKKGKDNKNKKKAKGKKDDEPFFLTGADASTSLGEKKKNKKNKNKNAKGGGNNKEKEKEKEKENESGGKNAKDAENGSNDQSAGKNKGKKGNVGSETDSKMNEGSTSEDRANETNDNACTKKDETNELDKNDDSQQQQNGEKKEITEKPAKAIYVFKRKENMSPLEYMERQIKSLLNKLTVENFPIITEKMCQIMDSRTNTDEIQTVVNEVINKAVLEHDWSEMYADVCQALKWRSPNFEMKKKSSFEIALLKKIQEEYENLPSTFESTMKEKLKNDENEEELSFVEQKQKKRLFGIVKLIGELFQRQIVSISIVISIAHDLLIAFEEPKEYCIEAFLQLIYSTGFFIDKMEKYKNILDTWFGRLKELQRKKMYSKRIKFVIQDVFDLRLSEWRKKTHKDTAKGLNELRSQLETEEMMGGSIHLAQLGNIVIVGERHNIRNNESYSKYMQEQERLSKANQKK, encoded by the exons ATGCAGGATTTGAATAACGC GTATAGCAAGAACCCCCGAAATAATAGCACATCGAGATCGTACAACCAGCAAGGATTCACAAACATCAACCAGAGTAGCAATCCAGAAGGTATGGATAACGAATGGAATAACTTGAGGAGTGGCTCAAGCCACACGTTTAGGAATGCAAATAAATCTAACGAAAACAACAGCTTTTCCTCGATGAATAAGAAGAGCCACGTAATGGATCAAGGAaactggaggaaaaaagaagacggCAATTCACCTAACTATAGAAACAATAACTTTAACAGTAACGAAATGAATACCAATATGAATAGCGCAGAAGGAtccaaatataattataataaaaatatgagcaGCTCGGATAATTCAAAGTATGGTTTTAGCAGGAATTACAAGAACAGTCATAGTAAAAATACGAACAGGAACAACTCCCTCATGAAAAATGCAAGCTCCGGAATCAGTGCAAAAGGAGTGAACAAAAACACTAACAATAATAGTAGTAACACGAATAATGGTATTAGTATCAGGAGCGGCACACCGTCAGCCAGTAGCAATACCATGAACAGCGCGAACGGTGTGAATATCGCCAGTCCAGATAACTACACAAATAGCGAAACAATGCCAAATAATCAAAACAATGCGAAAAATTCAAATCAAAATGATTTCACAAATATGGGGGGAAATTTTAACAACAATTTTAGCAACATGAATAACAAGGCCTTTTACGAaagtgcaaataaaaataacaagtTTACCAAATCGGACATGCAAAGTGGTGCCGGAGGGGTTAACTTTAGTAGTAGCCCAGATGGCAAGAAGAATATCAACTACAAGAACAACCAGTACAGTGGGAATTTTAAGAATGAGGGAAGTGGCATGCCAAATAGAAATATCAACATGGATGAAGCAAATCAAAATATCCCCGCTGAATTTAATCCCAACATGAATTATAATTCGATGCAAACGAAATATACTACACTGATAGAAAATACTGCGGAGAGTAAGAATGCGAATTCGATGAATACTGGGTTTAACAACCCATCTAGTAACTTAAATAACTCGGCATTCTACAAACAGAAGTATGAAAATAACGATGCCGTGAATGGCGCGAATCAAGGCAAGAATGAATATCTGCCTTATGGGGGCCAAGGGGCAAACAATAAGTACTACGCGCCGCACACAGGGGGCAACAGCGGTAGTAATGATGGGGGAATCATGAACAGGATGCACTCGCAGAACGACGCCTTCATGAGCTACGAcaaccaaaataaaaagggaaatatgTACAGTAGCGAAAATGCCAACAGGAATAGACTAAATTATGCGTTTAATGCGAACGCCGGAAATATGGGTCACATGGGAACAAGCGGAAATAATGGGTACCCAGAAATGAGTAACCCGTCCGGTGCTAACCGAAGCGGCATGGACGCAacacataatttttaccCGCACTCTTCAGGGAACCCCAATTTTAATAATCCGGGGTCCTCCAATGCGAACCACTTGAACAGCATGGCTCCCAGCGATAACGCAAATTTTACCAAAAGGGAGTGTCTAAACGTGGATAATAACTATTACGCACCCCATGTACAAAATCAAGGAGGctaccattttgaaaatgcaGGCGGTGCGAACACAAACGTAAATTTTAACGCTCAATCGGATTTTGGCAACAAAGGAACAACAAGTACTTTCAACAACGTCGGCGTTGTAACGAACCCAGGCGTAAATAGCAACCccaatttgaataaaattaatttgacGAATAACAATGCAGCGAATAGTACGAACTTTTTTCCTGGAGCAACAGGGGCTGGGAGAAGCACTAATAATAATCCCAACATGAATAGTGCAGATAGCCAAAATGTTAACAATGAGGAAGAGGATAATGACGACTGGGGAGAACTAGGGGAGGATAAGTATATAGACATTAATtccattattaaaaaaaaaaatgttattctGAATCAGCTAGCTGATTTGAATATgtccaaaaagggaaaggacaacaagaacaagaaaaaggccaaggggaagaaggatgATGAACCGTTCTTTCTGACAGGGGCAGATGCGAGTACGTCACttggagagaagaaaaagaataaaaaaaataaaaataaaaatgcaaaggggggTGGTAATAataaggagaaggagaaggagaaggagaaagagaaCGAGAGTGGTGGAAAGAACGCCAAGGATGCAGAAAATGGAAGCAATGATCAGTCAGCCGGCAAGAACAAGGGAAAGAAGGGAAATGTCGGTAGCGAAACGGATagcaaaatgaacgaagGAAGCACATCAGAAGATCGAGCAAACGAAACGAATGATAATGCCTGTACGAAGAAGGACGAAACGAATGAACttgacaaaaatgatgactcACAGCAACAGCAAAATggcgagaaaaaagaaatcacaGAAAAACCAGCCAAAGCTATATATGTGTTtaagagaaaagaaaatatgtcCCCCCTGGAGTATATGGaaagacaaataaaaagtcttctgaacaaattaacagtggaaaattttccaatcattacagaaaaaatgtgccaaATTATGGACTCACGTACCAATACAGACGAAATACAAACTGTTGTAAATGAAGTGATTAACAAAGCTGTTTTGGAACATGACTGGTCAGAAATGTATGCCGATGTTTGTCAAGCGTTGAAATGGAGATCTCCAAAttttgaaatgaaaaaaaaatcctccttCGAGATTGcactgttaaaaaaaatccaagaagaatatgaaaatttaccAAGCACCTTCGAATCGAccatgaaggaaaaattaaaaaatgacgaaaatgaagaagagtTAAGTTTCGTTgagcaaaaacaaaagaaaagattATTTGGAATTGTAAAATTGATAGGGGAATTATTTCAAAGACAAATTGTATCCATATCGATTGTAATTAGCATAGCACATGATTTATTAATAGCTTTTGAGGAACCGAAGGAATATTGCATTGAAGCCTTCCTCCAGTTAATTTATTCCACAGGATTTTTTATCGACAAGATGGAAAAGTATAAGAACATTTTAGACACCTGGTTTGGTCGACTTAAAGaattgcaaagaaaaaaaatgtattccaaaaggataaaatttgTAATTCAAGATGTTTTTGATTTGAGATTATCCGAGTGGAGAAAGAAGACGCATAAGGACACAGCCAAAGGTTTGAATGAATTGAGATCCCAACTCGAGACGGAAGAAATGATGGGAGGATCCATTCACCTGGCGCAGCTCGGAAATATAGTTATTGTTGGGGAGAGGCATAATATCAGGAACAATGAGTCCTACTCCAAGTATATGCAGGAACAGGAGAGACTTAGCAAGGCAAACCAGAAgaagtga
- a CDS encoding formyl transferase domain containing protein (putative) — ICTCKLCYINKLHVGKKGQPPQNFSQSVHQISAKNVKASGTKGRNWDKLNLTKLNDDSGLSPSLGKCDAVDGGRRCAEETHKVSYNLSCMLSSRSPGHCYHPAGEKTVIYVTNALIGPNRFVNKYSFFKSHNGEYQPFPSEGCIHKRRTQLSQWTNILLHNVFQNETVNLHLHNVFLEIIRTVQSTLRSKIFYVDVKEELRKRKNTIMDILHQIYALKNRRNILRSDKNPEKGKTKLRILFIGSNEFSLLCFKLIMLIIKYVRNDIVLDHVITKSPRKKGRHLKLKKSHIEEEAEKDKIKIFYYDKIRNDTYLLKNKTFDLCISASFGEIFNASFFKNIAANVYTLHPSLLPLYRGASPIQRSLLNNESLFGYSIFLTNLRIDAGPPLIRSPLIFDQDFNFNDIITILFTLGTLHLMSHIFFLANYKLGSPDGELQPRGESPTPSTVSTHNNYNQLHLHHLLYDEENIITPHNVKMSQSMLHRDTGQDIMNHGWLRNYFMLSSTHKNNSYAPKIKSEERYVCFFCSTGLHIHNKVRGFINWPKVECTFFLVHKGGLKAMEVKLIKTSHDSGDHSSRHHHHQFKHFDVVQSHKCFDGIPRKMAIFNRGAINILCKDNSLLKIYKLQRKNKQIMDASSFFNSINRVDLLY, encoded by the coding sequence ATCTGTACGTGCAAATTGTGCTACATTAACAAATTACAtgttggcaaaaaaggacagCCTCCTCAAAATTTTTCCCAAAGTGTGCATCAAATTAGtgcgaaaaatgtaaaagcgagtggaacaaaaggaagaaattgggataaattaaatctcaCAAAATTGAATGACGATAGTGGGTTATCGCCCAGTTTGGGGAAATGCGATGCGGTGGACGGAGGAAGGCGCTGCGCTGAAGAAACCCACAAGGTATCATACAATCTGTCATGCATGCTGTCTAGCAGATCCCCCGGGCACTGTTATCATCCCGCTGGGGAAAAAACGGTTATCTACGTTACAAATGCGTTAATTGGGCCTAACCGCTTCGTGAacaaatattcattttttaaaagtcaCAATGGGGAGTATCAGCCCTTCCCCAGTGAGGGATGCATTCATAAGAGGCGCACACAGTTGTCGCAGTGGACAAATATCCTCCTCCATAACGTGTTTCAAAACGAAACGGTGAATTTGCACCTACATAACGTGTTTTTAGAAATAATTCGCACGGTGCAAAGTACACTAAggagtaaaatattttatgtagaCGTTAAGGAAGAGTtgcgcaaaaggaaaaataccATTATGGATATACTGCACCAAATTTATGCACtaaaaaataggagaaaCATACTGAGGAGTGATAAGAACCCAGAAAAGGGCAAGACAAAGCTTCGAATTTTATTCATCGGGAGTAACGAGTTCAGTTTGTTGTGCTTTAAATTGATCATGTTAATCATAAAGTATGTAAGAAATGATATAGTGTTAGATCACGTTATTACCAAGAGccccagaaaaaaaggaagacatttaaaattaaaaaaatcgcacatagaggaggaagcagagaaagacaaaataaaaattttttattatgataaaataaggAATGACACATatttgctaaaaaataaaaccttCGATTTGTGCATTTCTGCATCGTTTGGAGAAATATTTaatgcctccttttttaagaacaTTGCTGCCAATGTGTACACCTTGCACCCAAGCTTACTACCACTCTACCGGGGTGCATCCCCCATTCAGAGAagtttattaaataatgaatCCCTTTTTGGTTACTCTATATTTCTCACCAATTTGCGCATCGATGCGGGACCCCCTTTGATAAGAAGTCCGCTTATATTTGATCAAGATTTCAATTTTAACGACATAATTACGATATTGTTCACCTTGGGGACATTGCATTTGATGAGccatattttcttcctcgcCAATTACAAATTGGGTAGCCCCGACGGGGAGTTACAACCCAGGGGGGAATCTCCTACCCCTTCAACCGTCTCTACACATAATAATTACAATCAGTTACACCTTCACCATTTGCTATATGatgaggaaaatattatcaCTCCACATAACGTCAAAATGAGTCAGTCCATGCTGCATAGAGACACTGGTCAGGATATAATGAATCACGGTTGGCTGAGAAATTATTTCATGCTCTCTTCGAcccataaaaataatagctACGCaccgaaaataaaaagtgaagaaaggtatgtctgttttttttgttcaaccGGCCTGCACATTCATAATAAAGTGAGGGGGTTTATAAACTGGCCCAAGGTGGAATGTACCTTTTTCCTCGTCCACAAGGGTGGCCTCAAGGCCATGGAGGTGAAATTAATTAAAACGTCCCACGACTCGGGAGACCATAGCAGCCGCCACCATCACCACCAATTTAAACACTTCGACGTTGTTCAGAGCCACAAGTGCTTCGATGGCATCCCGcgcaaaatggcaatttttAATAGAGGGGCCATAAACATTCTCTGCAAGGACAATAGCCTgctaaaaatttacaaattgcagcggaaaaacaaacaaattatggacgcttcatccttttttaacaGCATCAACCGAGTCGATTTGCTGTACTAG
- a CDS encoding hypothetical protein (putative) — protein sequence MLPPFKIAHSINVKELTPLFASEIGRSFNAPEIIEIVNYLNEGNADILLSRCNLTKIILYINYISIEEFKSLTRKLPTHFLTQIVNDISLKLLVELFVSLPEEKAVPCLYALTQRKLNFALRVTSTQRVIIDIVLRQGGSFERGRHSTEATMDVTTTVATAVAITAPNMAAPNTASPNAVATTAATTTATSVATNAATPTSYTHADAAHPHRELVNMIDEHNLALLLNQLNAEEYAPFCNLLCQDKVEHIANSVCVDCKAAAALILHLPLTKMIEILQRARQKRREEMTKYMPTFVSHMVLHKPSNKKCMNKIEQMFITCKLLRLRKVFRNSKKISTLKKKKKKLKCYLLRKKTNDIIRSINVKNYSKFLNSISCAKIVEMNRVIDNIMCRHPYTEPKVMDCLFFFFNFFAKIEASKWKTEGRTLQWLTKDNAKNGEQQQHGEVPPNGEPLHDTYKQTKLCPREGNTKTGQLSPSPAITKRNPSLYDTTIKKITTHAIHTNQRGISQVATETGKCNPTINKVRSSFYTFLVHFVCFIKMHIEKYVLQSWGDWHHVGGEKEPPPICPPSGLPLKGEFPSNHEQGSIDPLDEDSSVIEPYPQCRTTSRMLTPTNSKLIFNSVRKIMKNIFYSVRKINQIGNPSLVLKHISMINIIRADIVQCRSERRKEDLKKRSGWDYSMGTPIKSIRIKDGRATIIGVKNSADVIRQSSNFFSEKYPLAKNIFSEMEKKNCTNGAGDGERTKERTKEAMTTLEDVVKKEEKKKESNYTIGMPQNGMTTCALKEGETLELRNFRTNAKGIIGSVFNVNKRESWKYDPLVNDQGDNHIAERSDRKKDTNERRALIKKSKKNYLKKLKNIPQMASFKRFTRRDKHLSSRPRKVTPPNVSINAPMGNCQIDRQKSRNTTANPRINEKAFFSTPNSQTEEVPSDVSTKGRKNKVSLLKFIFALNDSNDKKYANNITLIINFFFLKKKIFLSKCKNQIVGSSLNVLINNNGCKRLLNFSAPPNDTSCYINSNIVSLQYDDTDAIQNLYSLTSSKSVPMCTTPGIIPSTDVHTDLSTIPQKEEPKNRFKNKKLSTQMNKQKNNMSIKNMCNDLNSSIILLWKSSQFGYILLDAHNSLHISIHDPSSQFSLNLFRQHDDASVGRDTYRKGNLFFLKKGKKKMSFKKIKSMFSRILEKKKSAPVANRSSDAIMERRQSGAGGDMRKRQNGDNLLDRTALLQSGKNRLNEGKGDTPGDVSSRWDNSANGDGHKPEKHLISDDNEVYFGDEHYNCYEGEVPNAFANEGSHLNGEKSASVSGPLEPSPKNEKNGELAFHQKRAANMRTPKSERAHHTEKSKTEKKGANGEEETSGENETNGKNEANEANEADEANEANEANEADEANEADEANETDACNKHDREPSLKNKHSIVINKFSNIINEAQRILSIKEKIINKKILEQIHASCISPSSLTESEKEKMREIKNNELNKIMEEELRKVNKNFQPRDTHSFGNTSYTDDEFNIILYLEKRKKKTKKRQRKKNKSFLLREKKNILFHFGLIEVKY from the coding sequence ATGTTACCCCCTTTCAAAATTGCACATTCGATTAACGTGAAGGAATTGACTCCTCTGTTTGCCTCTGAAATTGGGAGATCTTTCAATGCGCCTGAAATTATAGAAATTGTGAATTACCTAAATGAGGGGAATGCAGATATTTTACTCAGTAGATGCAACTTAACCAAAATTATTCTCTACATAAATTACATTTCAATAGAAGAGTTTAAATCTCTCACTCGAAAATTGCCTACTCATTTTTTGACACAAATTGTTAATGATATATCTTTGAAATTACTCGTGGAGTTGTTCGTCTCTCTGCCTGAGGAGAAGGCCGTTCCTTGCTTGTATGCCCTCACGCAGAGGAAGCTCAACTTTGCTTTGCGCGTCACTTCGACGCAGAGGGTCATAATAGACATCGTGTTGCGGCAAGGCGGGAGCTTCGAGCGGGGGCGCCACTCCACCGAAGCAACTATGGACGTGACTACCACTGTTGCTACCGCCGTTGCCATCACCGCTCCCAATATGGCTGCTCCCAACACGGCTTCTCCCAACGCGGTTGCTACCACCGCTGCTACCACCACTGCTACCTCCGTTGCCACCAACGCTGCCACTCCTACTAGCTACACCCATGCGGATGCCGCGCACCCACACAGGGAGCTGGTCAACATGATCGATGAACACAATTTGGCCCTCCTCCTTAACCAGCTGAACGCAGAGGAGTATGCCCCATTCTGCAATTTGTTGTGCCAAGACAAGGTGGAACACATCGCCAACTCCGTCTGCGTGGACTGCAAAGCCGCCGCAGCGCTTATCCTTCATTTGCCGCTTACAAAAATGATTGAGATTCTCCAAAGGGCAAGACAAAAACGAAGGGAAGAAATGACGAAATATATGCCAACCTTTGTCTCCCACATGGTCCTCCACAAACCAAGTAACAAAAAGTGCATGAACAAGATAGAACAAATGTTTATCACTTGCAAATTACTACGACTGAGAAAAGTTTTTAGgaacagtaaaaaaatttccactctgaaaaaaaaaaagaaaaaattaaaatgttaccttttgagaaaaaaaacaaatgacaTTATACGTAGCATtaatgtgaaaaattattccaaGTTTTTGAACTCCATTTCTTGTGCCAAAATTGTGGAAATGAATCGCGTCATCGACAACATCATGTGCAGGCATCCATACACTGAGCCTAAAGTTATGGAttgtcttttctttttctttaacttttttgcgaaaatcGAGGCCTCGAAGTGGAAGACAGAGGGGAGGACCCTACAGTGGTTAACCAAGGACAAtgcgaaaaatggggagcagcagcaacatGGGGAGGtgcccccaaatggggaacccCTGCATGACACCTATAAGCAGACCAAACTGTGCCCCCGCGAGGGTAACACAAAAACAGGGCAGTTAAGCCCCTCCCCTGCGATAACCAAAAGGAACCCCTCCTTATATGACAcgacgataaaaaaaattacaacccATGCAATCCATACAAACCAAAGGGGAATAAGCCAAGTGGCGACGGAGACAGGAAAATGCAATCCCACCATCAACAAAGTGAGGAGCTCCTTCTACACATTTTTAGTACACTTTGTTTgtttcataaaaatgcacatagaAAAGTACGTACTACAGAGTTGGGGAGATTGGCACCACGTGGGAGGAGAGAAAGAgcctccccccatttgtccACCAAGCGGTTTACCCTTAAAAGGGGAATTTCCATCAAATCACGAACAGGGTAGTATCGACCCCCTCGATGAAGACTCCAGTGTGATCGAACCCTACCCCCAATGCAGAACGACATCCAGAATGCTGACCCCTACCAACAGTAAGTTAATCTTCAACAGTGtcagaaaaattatgaaaaatatattctacTCTGTTAGGAAGATAAACCAAATAGGGAATCCTTCCCTTGTCTTGAAGCACATCTCTATGATTAACATCATACGGGCTGATATAGTACAATGCAGAAGTgaaaggaggaaggaggatttaaaaaagaggagtGGATGGGACTACTCCATGGGGACTCCAATAAAGAGTATACGTATTAAAGATGGAAGAGCCACCATCATTGGGGTTAAAAACAGCGCCGATGTTATCCGCCAGAGTAGCAACTTCTTCAGTGAAAAATATCCACtcgcaaaaaatatattcagcgaaatggaaaaaaaaaattgcacaaatgggGCAGGCGATGGGGAGAGAACTAAAGAGAGAACTAAAGAAGCTATGACAACATTAGAAGATGttgtgaagaaggaggagaagaagaaagaatcTAACTACACCATAGGAATGCCACAAAATGGTATGACCACATGCGCACTTAAGGAAGGGGAAACTCTCGAATTGAGGAACTTTCGTACAAATGCCAAGGGAATAATTGGCTCTGTGTTCAACGTGAACAAAAGAGAGTCATGGAAATATGACCCACTTGTTAATGATCAAGGGGATAACCACATCGCAGAAAGAAGCGAtcgaaaaaaagacacaaaTGAACGTAGAGCtctcattaaaaaaagcaaaaaaaattacttgaAGAAGTTAAAGAATATCCCCCAAATGGCCAGTTTTAAAAGATTCACACGTAGAGATAAACACCTCAGTAGTAGACCACGTAAAGTTACACCTCCAAATGTAAGCATAAATGCTCCAATGGGAAATTGCCAAATAGATCGACAAAAAAGCAGAAACACTACTGCTAACCCGCGCATTAATGagaaagcatttttttccaccccaaATAGCCAAACAGAAGAAGTACCATCGGACGTGTCCActaaagggaggaaaaacaaagtgTCCCTCTTAAAATTCATATTCGCTTTGAACGATTCGAATGATAAGAAGTACGCTAATAACATAACCCTaatcataaattttttttttttgaaaaaaaaaatatttctgagCAAGTGCAAGAACCAAATTGTGGGATCTTCTCTAAACGTacttataaataataacgGTTGTAAGAGGTTATTAAATTTTAGTGCACCCCCTAACGACACCTCATGTTACATTAATTCGAACATTGTATCTCTGCAATATGACGACACGGATGCTATTCAAAATTTGTATTCTTTGACATCTAGCAAATCGGTTCCCATGTGCACTACACCGGGAATCATCCCGTCCACTGATGTGCATACCGACTTGTCCACTATTCCACAAAAGGAGGAACCCAAAAATcgtttcaaaaataaaaagttatcaacacaaatgaacaaacagAAGAATAACATGTCAATTAAAAACATGTGTAACGATTTAAATTCTAGCATCATCCTTCTTTGGAAGTCCTCCCAATTTGGCTACATCCTCTTAGACGCACATAATTCTCTGCATATAAGTATACATGACCCCTCGAGTCAGTTTTCTCTGAACCTGTTCAGGCAACATGATGATGCATCCGTAGGGAGAGATACCTACAGAAAGGGtaacttatttttcttgaaaaaggggaagaaaaaaatgagcttcAAAAAGATCAAATCGATGTTCTCAAGGATAttagagaagaagaaatctGCCCCAGTTGCGAACAGGTCCAGTGATGCGATCATGGAAAGGAGACAAAGTGGGGCAGGAGGAGACATGAggaaaagacaaaatggggacaaTCTTCTCGATAGGACTGCTTTACTCCAAAGTGGAAAGAATCGCCTGAACGAGGGTAAAGGAGACACACCAGGAGACGTCAGCAGCAGGTGGGATAACTCCGCCAATGGAGACGGCCACAAACCGGAGAAACACCTAATCAGTGACGATAATGAGGTGTATTTCGGTGACGAGCACTATAACTGCTATGAGGGAGAGGTTCCCAATGCGTTTGCCAACGAGGGAAGCCATCTAAATGGGGAGAAGAGCGCCTCCGTCAGCGGCCCCCTTGAACCCTCCcccaaaaatgaaaagaatggCGAACTGGCTTTCCACCAGAAGAGAGCAGCAAACATGAGGACTCCAAAGAGCGAACGCGCGCACCACACAGAAAAGtcaaaaactgaaaaaaagggagcaaacggggaagaagaaacaagcggggaaaacgaaacaaacggaaaaaacgaagcaaacgaAGCAAACGAAGCAGACGAAGCAAACGAAGCAAACGAAGCAAACGAAGCAGACGAAGCAAACGAAGCAGACGAAGCAAACGAAACGGACGCATGCAACAAACACGACAGAGAGCCTTccctaaaaaataaacacagcATAGTGATCAACAAATTCAGTAACATTATTAACGAGGCACAAAGAATCCTGTccataaaggaaaaaattatcaacaaGAAAATATTAGAACAAATCCACGCGAGTTGCATATCCCCAAGCTCCCTAACCGaaagtgaaaaggaaaaaatgagagaaataaaaaacaacgaacttaacaaaattatggaagaagaattgcgcaaggtaaataaaaatttccaacCCAGAGATACGCACTCGTTTGGAAACACCAGCTACACGGATGATGAGTTTAATATAATTCTCTACctagaaaaaaggaaaaaaaagaccaaaaagaggcaaagaaaaaaaaacaagtcaTTCCTATtaagagaaaagaaaaatatcttaTTCCATTTCGGTTTAATCGAAGTAAAATATTAA
- a CDS encoding ubiquitin domain containing protein (putative), which yields MQILVKTLTGKRQSFNFEPSSSVFQIKMAIEEKEGIDAKQIRLIYSGKQMHDDMKLSDYRVVPGSTIHMILQLRGG from the exons atgcaaatattaGTAAAAACCCTGACCGGGAAAAGACAGTCGTTTAATTTTGAACCATCCAGTTCCGTATTTCAAATAAAGATGGCAAttgaggaaaaggaaggaataGACGCAAAGCAGATTCGGCTCATCTACTCAG ggAAACAAATGCATGACGACATGAAGCTCAGCGACTACAGAGTTGTGCCCGGCTCAACCATTCACATGATTTTACAACTCAGAGGAGGATAA
- a CDS encoding FKBP-type peptidyl-prolyl cis-trans isomerase (putative), giving the protein MRSFARRVTILQRKTISYSIFFISLNSYFVKKYLFSNTSAIFHLEGKGADAYLEKNGILYKDLIDGEGDPIEEGDIVYIHYQGKTTNDFRIIHSTFNSIIPPKIKAGQYDQKHIRAIYEIVIGMKKHTRRQCIVPPHLAYPNHFPSQPLLYEIDIVKVVKKNSQGKTFIEKFEQKIDQIKSVISSYF; this is encoded by the exons atgagaagtTTCGCCAGAAGGg TTACCATTTTACAGAGAAAAACAATTtcttattcaattttttttatttcgctaaattcctattttgtaaaaaaatatttattttccaatACGTCggccatttttcatttggagGGGAAGGGGGCAGATGCctacttggaaaaaaa CGGAATTCTCTATAAGGACCTCATAGACGGAGAAGGGGACCCCATTGAAGAGGGCGATATCGTGTATATTCACTACCAGGGGAAAACGACCAACGACTTTCGCATAATTCACTCAACTTTTAATAGCATAATTCCACCCAAGATCAAAGCTGGGCAATATGATCAAAAGCACATAAGGGCCATCTACGAGATTGTCATTGGCATGAAGAAGCACACAAGACGGCAGTGCATCGTTCCCCCACATCTGGCGTACCCCAACCATTTTCCAAGCCAG CCGCTCCTTTACGAAATCGACATTgtaaaagttgtaaaaaaaaattctcagGGAAAGACATTTATCGAAAAATTTGAGCAAAAAATTGACCAAATAAAGTCTGTCATATCgtcttatttttaa